The Brassica oleracea var. oleracea cultivar TO1000 chromosome C7, BOL, whole genome shotgun sequence sequence ATTAGCTTTTAGGTCTCAGTGTACTGATTGTGTGAGTCTTTGTGTAGCTGATGGACATTAATGAATCTCCGGTTTATGTTCTTCTGAATCCGGCTATCAATCACGCACAAAAGGATCTCCCTGTGACTGTCTATGAAAGTGGTAAGCTTTACTCTCTACAAAGATTTTCTTATCTTCATTGATGAAAGGGGTAAGCTTTACTATCTATAAAAGTGGTGGTAAGATTTTACTGTCTACAAAGATTCTATTCTCCCTGTAACGATCTATGAAAGTGGTTACATATTATATATTGTAGATATGAATAACTAGTTTCCGCTCTTGAATGTTTTAAAAGATTCTAATTTTTTTTTTTTTAATCCTATGATCATGTGATGTGGTTTGTCTTTAAAACCTTCAAGAGTTCCATGTCATTGATGGGATTCCGCAGTCTATTTTCGTGGATGCAAGCTACACTATTGAGGTATGTTCTTAAGCCTCGTGATATGTAATTATATCTAATGTTACATGAGAGTGGAGCTTTAATAACATGGCTATGGTTGTGACATTTGCTTGCAGACAGTGGAAGCTGAAAGAATATCGGTGGATCATGTTGCACATCTTAAGCCATCCGATGGAGGCTCAGCAGCGACCCAGTGTAAGCCTTTCATATTGATCATAATATTCTTACACATTCCTGTTGAATTAATGCTGATTCCTCGATGTTGTGCAGTGGCTGCTCATCTTACTGGCATACACAGTGCAATCAAGATGCTCAATAGCAGAATCAGAGTGCTCTTTCAGTATCTTGTAGCTATGCAGAAAGGTATAATATATTCTTGCATGCTCAAGTCCCCACTTTCTGTCCCTCTTCAATTTTTTATAGAGTTTGTGTAACCAGTCGTGGATTGTAGCTGGCATATTAGTAATTGTTGTGTTTTCCCAACGCTGAAAAAGGAATTGAGAAGGGGGCTAGACGATGATATTGACAAAAGTAATGTAGTTATGTTCTTTGGTTTCAAGGGTCCATGTGATTCTAACTGCTTGTGTGATTCTGCATCTAGGTGATATTCCCTGCGACGACTCACTTCTGAGGCAAGGAGCTAGTCTGCTCAGAAGTTTGCCTGCTGCACACTCAGAAAAGTTTAATGATAATTTCCTGATGGTAAGTAATGCCTTACCATTCTCAAGCTATGTCCCTTAAAAGACTGGCATTTGATTCTGTTAAGCTCTTACTGTCGCTTGTTCTGATTATTCTTTATATATATATATATCTATGACGTTCTTTTAATTTGCAGGAGTACAACGACAAATTGCTGATGTCTTACCTAGCAATGATCACAAAATGTACCAGGTATATGTGCTCTACATATAGGCTATTCCAGAAATGTTTGTCAATTGGTTGATACAGTCCAATGTTTTACAACACAAAGACAGATGAAATCACCAGTACTTGCTTTAGGCTGAGAATGAGATAGTTTTATTTATTTAGGTTAAGAACTAAATCTAGGACCTTGCTCAACCATCCTTATTATAATGAAGATAGTGAGCATGTAGGAGCTAAGGGAATATAAAATTTCTTTTTATCTAATCATATGCTATACTATACCTTGACCAAATGGCAGCTTTAACAAAAGAAATGTCATAAATGAATCCTTCTTGTATTTGATCACTCACTTTTGTTTCAAACTGCAGCAACATGAACGAGGTGGTTGACAAAGTCAAGACTGCATACGCGAAGAAGAGTCGAACAGGCGGTAGTAGGATTCCATTCATGTAAAGATTAGTTTCAGCGTAGAACCCTTTTTGTGGTTCCTAAGAAATTTTAGATTTCAATGCATTTCACTTTTCTGAATCAAACATCTAGTGACCTTTTTGCTAAAAGCTTTGTTTGGACAAAAGTTAACGTTGGATTACTAATTTTTTTGGTTCCTAAAACTCTACATTAAGAGCCATTTATTCAAAAGACTAACAATCGGTGAATAATGTGATTCGTTTCATATTTGTGGTAATCTACTCATTATATCTATCAATGAGCTCCTTGACAATCCTAGTTCCTGTTGTGACATTTGTTCCACCTTCGGCTCTGCTGCTAACTGCAACATCAGCCCATCCGGATCACCAGTGGCAAGCGCTTCCAGGCCGAGAAACCTCTCTTGCCCAATAGGTAAACCAGACACTGAAATATCTGTAAGCTCGGCTTCGCCTACATAGTAAACCGAGAAACCTGAAGGAGACCTCAGGTATGGCTGGAAGTCATGTAGTGATGAGTTGGCTGTGACCATTCCCTCAGAACTACTGCGTGGCACTGGATAGTGCACATGTTGGTTGTGGGTCTGAGTCGCTAAACCGCCTTGGACGGTCCCTGAGCTGCCCGAACCGACGTGGCTGCTGTTACGTGCTGCTGGTACTGCGTGATTGTGTTTGCCTATGTAAGTGGTTAGTACGGACGTGAGGTCATCAGAAGCTCTCTCCACATGCTTAGTTACGTTACATCCACTAGCTGTGCATTTATAGTAGCTCCTGAATAATCACATAGGAAACATATTGTGATAACATTCTTAGGCAAAAAGCTGCAACAGAAGAGAGCAGATGGATACAGGAACCTCGGATTCGGGTTTCCCTTGACGACCTTTTGCCCATACTTGCGCCAGCGATAGCCATCTTCGAGGATGTCAATATCACTTGTGGTCTTCACCACGACTTTTGGCTCACGGGTGCCTCGGCTTGATCCACTCGTTTCCAGTTTCCTGATACATTAATAGCATCGCAAGTCATCAGAACGTCTCGTCTTGATGAGTATTTAAATGGTTACTAGAGAAACTTTTAATTTCTGACCTCCTCTTTGGCTCGGATTCATCTACTTGTCCGTCGTAACCCAGAGAGACACTCATGTAGGACGTGCGATCTTCTTCATCCTTAGAGAAGGCATCGGTTGCTACACCACCATACCCGAACTGAGTCCCGCTTTGAACCTGCATTGATCCAGAATGGCTTCCGTATCCGACCTCTTCATAAACAGGTGATGTCCATTGTAAGTTCTCCTTGGTTCCAGTTCCATCTATTTGCATGTCATCGCCTGTACCAGATCGTCCGGTGCCTGAACGTCTGTTTGTTGGAGGTTTGAGGTGGTTATGAGTTTTCACGTATACGATCTCAGTAATATGACCTTCCCGAGACCGTTCAACCTTCTTCTTGACCTCACAGTTCGGGTGCGTGCACTTGTAATAGCTACGTGGATACTCGCTTCCTTTAACTAGCTTCTGTCCGTATTTTCTCCAGTTGTATCCATCATCTCCAGGCGCACCACTAGGCATCGAGTCTCCTAAATCGCTGTCGTGTGCTTGCTCATAGGCTTGTGAATCATCGGGTTCTGAACCGATGTTTGTAGTAGGATCGAGGCTCAAGGTTAAGGAAATGTCTTCAATGAACTCATATTTAGCTTTATCTGAAGGTAGTGATGAGAGCTTTCCTGTTGTTGGAGATGTCTGCGCTTACAAATGATAAGAGATTTCAGACGTGGATATAAGAAAGCAACATAGAAGACGATAATGAAAATGTTACCAAAGGGTTTGAGAGGAAAACAGGAGACTCTAGTAGAGTTGCTGGGCTAACACCAGGAGAAGAGATGGCTAAACATGTAGATGGAAAAATACTCTCAGTCTTTAACCTTGGTACTTTAAACCCGGTTCTCGCAGCAATCCTCTCACTAAGACCATTGCTTGAGTAGCACGGTTTCTCTTGAAAACTTGCATGCATAAAACCCTTATTCTTAATGTCTTCTAAATGGACCTCTCTTTCAAGCTCAGCTTTGGATCTCTTCTTGTGGTTAGGAATAGGGTCTAACCATTCTCCCATCACGGCAAAGTTATTATCAAAACC is a genomic window containing:
- the LOC106304852 gene encoding COP9 signalosome complex subunit 6b-like, with amino-acid sequence MAPSSSSGLTFKLHPLVMLNISDHFTRVKTQLNPPSSSCATGNIPAAVGATFPQNFRVYGCVIGAQRGRTVEIFNSFELVFDPTTDSLDRAFLEKKQELYQKVFPGFYILGWYSTGSEAHESDMHIHKALMDINESPVYVLLNPAINHAQKDLPVTVYESEFHVIDGIPQSIFVDASYTIETVEAERISVDHVAHLKPSDGGSAATQLAAHLTGIHSAIKMLNSRIRVLFQYLVAMQKGDIPCDDSLLRQGASLLRSLPAAHSEKFNDNFLMEYNDKLLMSYLAMITKCTSNMNEVVDKVKTAYAKKSRTGGSRIPFM
- the LOC106306258 gene encoding probable WRKY transcription factor 34, which codes for MPGFDNNFAVMGEWLDPIPNHKKRSKAELEREVHLEDIKNKGFMHASFQEKPCYSSNGLSERIAARTGFKVPRLKTESIFPSTCLAISSPGVSPATLLESPVFLSNPLTSPTTGKLSSLPSDKAKYEFIEDISLTLSLDPTTNIGSEPDDSQAYEQAHDSDLGDSMPSGAPGDDGYNWRKYGQKLVKGSEYPRSYYKCTHPNCEVKKKVERSREGHITEIVYVKTHNHLKPPTNRRSGTGRSGTGDDMQIDGTGTKENLQWTSPVYEEVGYGSHSGSMQVQSGTQFGYGGVATDAFSKDEEDRTSYMSVSLGYDGQVDESEPKRRKLETSGSSRGTREPKVVVKTTSDIDILEDGYRWRKYGQKVVKGNPNPRSYYKCTASGCNVTKHVERASDDLTSVLTTYIGKHNHAVPAARNSSHVGSGSSGTVQGGLATQTHNQHVHYPVPRSSSEGMVTANSSLHDFQPYLRSPSGFSVYYVGEAELTDISVSGLPIGQERFLGLEALATGDPDGLMLQLAAEPKVEQMSQQELGLSRSSLIDIMSRLPQI